A stretch of DNA from Ciona intestinalis chromosome 8, KH, whole genome shotgun sequence:
TTTATGGGCTATTTcacaatttcatttttatattaccgATTTCCAAACTTTATATAGACCATTTTTAAACATCTCATTCATTTACAAGTTTCGATTTAATATGACCAATTTTCGAATttcatttttcataaaatcaatttttggAATTCATTTGAACCATTTACCTGATAATAGGTATCGTTTGCATCTACAATGGTGTCTCCCATTGAATATCCAAATGGAGTTGTATCCATTATCACAGGCAATACAAATGATTTCAACTTGTCTATTATATCATGAGCTTCACCACCTGGCCCTAATGGTGCGTcctgtaaaaattaaatattaaataaaaataaatttatttgtcatTGGTAGAAGCCAGTATATGGGGttcagtgggcatgaggtgtataaaatttgtaacccctttgtaaattaaaatggtATATTATATTGAGTTTTCCATCATCCAATGACAAATTACAGGCATTACATTCAAAtacgattttattttaagtagaATGCCTGGTGCAGACTTACCTTTATCATATGCTGTGAAAGTCTCTTATATTGTTGAATATAAGCTTCTAATGTATGAGGGCCATATATGGTGGAAGCACCTTCATATCTCTGTACCTGTAAGTGTACAATCAGTTGTTGAAATAGTTTTACTTTTGATTTTATGCCAATGAAAGTAACAATAATATGGAAAGTTAAACCGTAAAGCATATCACAAGAACAGAACAATGAAATGAAATGAATACAcctcaaaaacattttttttaatagttgcggtataaaaataaataaaataattttttatccaaatcaagcatttgttttatatgttaaCTTTTGCTAACTAAATCTATGGGTTaggtttttaactgttaaacTTTATAACATAAACCACTTACATGATACTCCTCATATGTAGCAATGTAATCCGAATATGTGTTCGATAAACCGGCAATAACACTTTCAAATTTAACATTTGGTTCGGCTTCAGTGAAAACCTGAAACATAATGAGTGTGGTGTCAGGCAAAAGGACAAACGTgagtattcatacacctcatgcttactgttggcttataacatgggtgtcttcttatacatcagacacctggtgtattcatacacctcatgcttattgtcaagttataacatggttgtcttcttatacaccagacacatggaGTATTTTTACACCTTATGCTGACTGTCAaattatagcatgggtgtcttcttatacatcagacatacatggtgtattcatacacctcatgctcactgtcaagttatagcatgtgtgtcttcttatacaccaggcatacatggtgtatttatacacctcatgttcagtGTCAAGTCACACAGACAGTCACCTCTTGAACAGCTTGCGACAATCTCCTCCCAGACATTGTTGTGAACTCTCCTGGAACAGCGGAAATCAAAAACTGACCAATCCTAAACAATTGCGTGTCGACTACATCTGGTTGCCATGGATACGGATATTGCATCTGGTATGATAATTGTACAAGTTATTTAACAATACTTattgttgaataaataattgactttattttgtcGCTTGGGTCACAGTAATGAAGTCAAGTAGTAGACAACTTCGAAATAGAGGAGAAgacttctgtttcatacaccttgtttcCGCTTTTTAGaagttacaacatatttaattttatgttgtggaaaattaattaaaacaaaaacggtAAAACTGCAgtcaatatataacataaaactgTAATATAGCGAACCGCTGTTTAGCTAAACTGAATGAAGAAAGTAAcctaatttatcctcgtatggccagaaaacaacagtcattacaacatgggtgttccaTTTCATACAACTCCTACCagcctacaagttaccatgtatgttactttgtgggtaacttttttttgtatggctgacaatttgccTGGATGGTTAAATATGGAATAGCAGGAACGGCAAAAAGTAAGTACATCCCAACTAAACTTACCTCCCCTGTAGCAAGTAATATAGGTTTGGGTGAATGGCAAGCTGAAAGTTCTTTAGACGGTCCGTGTAAAAAGTTACGAACTATTTTCCAGAATCCGTTCCCACTTGTGTCCCCTATGGAAGAATTATTTAACAGATTTAGAGAGAAAAAAATcttctacaaaaaaaatagttattaaGTATTTATTCACACATTGCAATAGCTTGAGCAACTCGATTGTGGGCATGGAAGTGCCAACCATGGACAAATCACACATTTAATTCGCTGAAGTTCTCACCCGTTAGAATACACCAAAACTATATATGCATGTAAATGGAACAGTCtatgaaatagaacaaccatgttataacttttgagCGAGCCCACCatatgcaaggataaattatAGCcactcatttatttattcaataatataacataatttttattttattttttatcgcTTTGGAAATGGTAGCGAAGATCAGCTTATTTAATACATCAACaaaagaaggaaattagcaaaAAGAGAGGAGAatcagtaaaacaacagtttttttacacacactgcaggtaaaaactacttgaataaaaaagtatcaGATAAAAGCTTGGCTGGTGAACTCCCATTAATTCAATAACACTTGCCTTGTTTAAAGTCGAAAACTCCAGGTCCGTCAGTAGTTCCCGCTGCAAAACTGAACCCCATTGCAGGTTTGCATGTTGTGGCTGTGTGGGTGGCGTTTAAGGTAACAGTCTGGTTTGTCATGTTGATATATTGATGTACTGCATGTACTGGTCCAGTCACATGGCTCTTTGCATTCTTGTACAAGCTCTGTAAAAATAGTCACACAGGATGTTGtatataaatagaaattatGTAGTACAATAATAGTGAAGTAACTTAACATCATTATGTACACAACATAATCAGTTTCCTGGTTTTATTTTAGCTCTCTCATGTAGGCCTCGAGTCAGGATCTAGaggttaatattttgtttactgtgGTGATGAGAGTGGCATCCATGAATAAGTCACATAGGTTCCCACTCACAAGAATATAATGACAAAaccaaatgtattttttgctttttgaaAGTGTGTAACAATTTCAtcagtttaacaaaaataagtaACAACTTTCTCTATTTAACAGTAAgcataatacaaaaaaacgacACCCGCAAAATGTATACAAAACAGGACACtctgttacaacaactgttttttcctgcaagtgacattcatttatttaaacaagtaacatttatttattctataaaCAAGTGACATTCATATAAACaagtgacattcatttatttatttgccgAATAAATCTTACCATTGCTTTATCAAACTGATTTTTCCCAATAATTTTTGTACTTTCAAACATGTCTTTTCCTGGTCCACTTGCTATGCAGTTGTGAACTTTACCATCACATGTACTGTGTACGTTATCACAtggaacacctgtgtaatGAAAACATATGCTAAATTATTCATGAGTTTGTGTACATAAAGTTCCCTTACAGTTGCAACacgttatttaaattaacaaataccATAACCCTTTAGGGGCGAGATGtgtgtttgaattttttggttttaaccAACTTTTACATAATGCTCTCTTGCAGCACATGTGTTTGTGCcagcaaaaaataataattttgacatttttttagagaaaaattgctacaagtacctattttaaattttgtagatgatgttattaaatttcaaataacGTACCTATAAAACTTGGATTTATGTGTAATTTgggttttagtaaaaatatacaCCAAGAAATTATTGCAAAGTAAATGCAAAAGTCCTccaaaattttccaaaaacaaCATTTCGAACTGAAGTGTCTGTCGCAAAAGTTCCATGGCATAAAGGAGCCACAGAACTCAAAAGGTGTTACTAAACACAGCAACATATTTCCACTCCCCCACACCTGTATCTATACAGTGAGGTCCTCTAGTATTAGGTGACACATCTCCTTCGTTGCTTTGAGCAAACGCTGCAACAAAACTCCCTTCCCCGGGTTTTGAACCTGGATTCATTGCCTCTTCAAACAACAGCTCAGCAtaacctttatttaaaataagaaatcaTTACtgtgaagaaaatgaaatgtgtaacaaaaactttttttcgtaGCACCTGAATTAGTTATGTCATTACGAgaattttatttggttttaataattctttttcGTTACAAGGACTTTTTCGTGAGTGTCTTCTAGCCCTAAACCCAAATCCTCTAGGCCTTTTAATTACTACGCTATATGACAAGTTTAATTTCGCTATATGACAAGTGTGGTTGCAATTGTGGTTGATTTCCACAGCATTAAAATTTATCAATGAAAGCTGCATAATAATTGGCATTATCTACATCACACATACCTTTGTTATCACCACTTATAAGGGAATTGGTATTATTCATACTTGTGCAATGGACAGCAAACCAATTGATCATTCCAATACCTGGAAAAAGGAAATTATTAGATATCATAGTAATTATATTAATGGTGATAAATAGGTGTATTTCACATACCACTATAccagttaaataaaatgattagGTTAAATAGGAAAAATGATGCCAATAATTTAATGGGATAGCTACAACTAccatgtaaataaaattaccctccccccaaaaaaattaggtgattttatttataacaactaCTTACAATAACCAAAAACATATCAattgaaaacaataattatgtGGTATTACCTTTTCCATTGGCATCAATAAATTTGAGCAATATCATGTCTTTGTCCACATTATACTTGTACCTACGGAAATATAAAGCTtgattatttataataaagctAACACTTTTGTATTTGCTTCTTGTGGTTTGgaaatattacataaacagttgtaaaatattgtgaaTTATTTTGATCAGAAAAAGGCTCTTTCAATGATAGAACATGTCTTCATGTTTTTCGCAACTaaacatttgttgtttttttattattattaatgaaaaaggttttaaatgaTTTCCAGACaatagattttaaacttttttgagataaatttaaattttaaaaagttttaaatggttgagcaaaaaatatttttgaatgaaaatagttatgacagtgagccttgaaccttgTATCCCTTGGATAAAAGCAAAACTGCATACCTTGCTCTTTCTTGTTCCGGGTTATTAATATAAGCAAGTGGGCTCCTGTTGATATTAGAATCCAATAACTCGCCTTTGTTCATAAGTATTTTTCCAGGGGCAGCGCTTTCGTGTGCAATATGAATGCtctgtttgttataaaaaaatcttgaatcaacaaacaaattattaattCAATACAGAGTGTTGGGTGTTTTGTTAACACCTGCTGTTTCATAAtgcattttttcaataatagTTCCCAGGCGGTTAAAGGGAATATTCATACTATTAGTACAATACAGAGTGTTGTGTCTATAGTTGAACAATCTATAGGTAAATACTAGGCTGTGGCTGCATCAAAGCTTTTATTATTAGATaaattagtataaaaaatcattttaataacGTCAAAATTAATTCTGGAAATTATGTTTGGTTTGATTACTACTAACTTAGATAACCATATTATATAACTTGTCCTACCTATATGCCCGTCTGTCAAGGTATAAAAATAGAAGTTTGTACGGCATGCATAACTTACCTTAATCCTACCTTTAAGCCTGGGTTTCCCCTTCTATACACACCCACACAAAACATACTATGCCTGTTATATACATCTGCAATTAtatcaacaaacaaacaaacatacatTACCTCAACAATGCCTTCAACCATTGCTTTTAGTGTTTCAGGCACATAACCCATAGAAGTGATTTGAAATAACACATCTTGAAGAAAACCTGGATGAAAAATGGGCTTAATTATTGGGCACACACTTTTTAATTGATAAGTTGTGTAAATATGGGTTGGGTTTTATGACTAGACATGCTGGGGAACTGAGATTTAGGATGGAGTCCATGtagcaatattttattaaaatattttttacagatagCTTACAGTATGTAAAGTAAACTAAAGTTTATTGTATCTCTATTATGTGGGTAGGTTCCATACTAAAGTGTGGCAGACCATtccaaatttaatttattaccccaaccttaTAATGTACACAGCATTCTGTTCGGCacgggtgaagtcctacaacATGCCCTCCATGAGCCCGCAATTTGggcagatttggcccattacctcaacattttatatgcacattcttTTCTACATGAGTAAGGTCCTACAACGTCAAACACCATTGGCCTAAGGTTTAGGTGGATtcggttcattaccccaacttgCAAGCGCTTATAGAGCAACACACTTGTATGGTTAAGCTTCAGCAACTAACCTGCAGGGGCTGAATGAGTGTGAGTCCCGCTTATACAAACATTGCCTGCATCATACAAACTTCCATATCTCTGCTTGAGAACCTTTAAGACCTGAAATTGGatacgttttaaacaaagtgtcTCATGGATAATTTGGTTTCCTGTGAAAATGTCTCCACTATATAAggaaaaatatgtgtttaaattaaatgtctCGGAAAGGAGACCGCAAACTGTAAGTTTAAGAAACATTGTTGagttgtaaataaaatcttgtttttttgatttttatatatttttttacctctaGTTTTACAAGTAGGGACCCCATGCAAGCATCAACGTTGACAAATAATATACGGTTACGACCTTGTTGAACTAGGAAGGCACGAGCGTATTGTCGCATATGAAGTCCACCAGACACTTGGTTGGGGTTCGCATAACCCATCTGTAAGAAAgaaatatgttaaataacTTTCATAAACATTTCTCAACGTGtctataaatgaatgtaggCTAATGTATTCATCAATAAAGGACAACTAGGTTAGGgcaattattgttaaatgttttaccCAGAGACACATAAAATCAAACTGGTTACTGAATTAAACCTCACACCTGTAACCTCTGTGTTAGAGGCAGTAGGTCATGTATTTGCACAGTGATGATAGGCCATACATATGGGTAACAGACAACTATTTGctttattgatatattttgtAGGATTAGGTGTACCACTTTTACAACCGAAATTAGCACACTGGGCAGTATTTCCTCTTCCTTTAGTTTAGTACAAAGGATAAAGTTAACAAGCACTCAGTTATGCATAGCTTACAAAGGGCACAGCCCACTGCGTGGTACTGCTGCATAATAAACACACCAGACACACCCACCCCTCTAAATATAGCAGCAACATCTGCTGCATAAATGAAATGTACTGGGGCATTAACTGCTTACCATATTCACATCTGCTGCAGGTCCCGTAATGTCGGCCCGGCCAACACCGATGATGTAACTTGAGCTTGCATCTTTGCCTGAAAGTAAAATAACTGTTAATGTTGctcaagtttaaaacatacgtttttatgtgtttttgaagttatgtttgatttatacttttttcGGAGTAAATTTTTATCTGGATTTACAGCCAGGgtttttatcatttgtttTTACCTAACAACCACGCTGAGGGTAAAAACTGCTGTTGGAAAAGCATCGGTTGAAAAGCGTGACTAATAAACCCCAAGAATCCCATGTTTCAATATTACGTAATGAAGTAATATTAGTTGGGTAATTGAAAATCGTAAAGATTAGGCAGGACAATaatgataaattataaattaaaatgtcaATTCAATTGAACAATACATGGAGTTACATGTGATCCTATAGTAATGAAATAGGACACCGCATCGCGCGTGCTATAACAACGGAAACTCTATTTAGAAGAAAGGCGCCTCTTAGAAATTTaacgtttaaataaaagcgCGCGTCGTTTAGTCATACAGTCGCGGTTTCGAGTTGAGTGtctatatgacatcacaaaagcCGATAATCCTTCACGCCGGTCGTAagcaaagtgacgtcatagttcaAGCATTTGTGAGCGCAGAATGGTACGAGTATAGGCGACCAATAGGAGAACAGGTATACGGCGACGCGAAACCGGCGGTGCCTTTGGGCGTCgactaaataaatgaattaccGTATATTACTCTTAGGTCCAAAATCTTGGTTTCTTTGAACTTATACGGTAAACCCCTTCCTTCactttttgttagttttttaattgattattGCCCATGCCCCAGGTGACACTGACAGGTGTGACTGATTTTTAACggatatttttaacttaataacATGAGGAAGCACGAGTGTGTTATATAAATTGCTTTTAGGTCTAATCGCTTTACTGAAAAAATTTGGTTACTTGAAATTGACACGGTAGATCAGTTAcaacacattttgttttttttaaattagtatgGTGGGGCgcgggaagatgggacacctttttattctattttctcgtccctatttgtaaacaaataacaatcgaagaattaaaaaaacgtatccttaCGAGTCCCCCAAAGACCATTTccactgtttaaaacacaatcaggatgtttgaatattatgtgctaaaggtgtcccgtcttccttcaccctactatataaagagGTTATTTCTTCTGAGCacaacatgttttaacaatcgGCATTGTCACTTTCGTTCTCATAATGTCATTCGAATTCCCAATTTAGTTAAGTGCGACAAAACAACTCTATAAATGACTTGGAGAGGTAACGAACCGTGGACCGCGATACGCGCGATATTAACGACATATATGGACCGCTAAGAGCGGTAGGTATTTCTTAGCAGAAAACCGAACGTATATCGAAGTCCAAATTCCAATTTACCTAAAACGACACTGtgggaaaaaaaacaaatatatctaTGATGTGATAgtgggttttattttattgccatttttttcattacgGAGATTTCAAGCGTGGGAATTTTGGAGTTAATTCTTTAAGAGACGGCGACAGAGTTAATTCTTTAAGAGACGGTTTCAATTGTTTTCACGACACAATAAATGTATAGTCGAGTGACGTAAGACAGTTTAGGTTTTCAAAAACTTTCCATTTTTTCCCGGTTCATTTAGTACAGTAAAGTtgagtaaacgaagaacatttctACAGAATGTTTTCATAATATATGACCGTTGTCCGACGACTCTATAACAGAGTtcttacttgtttaaaacactaccAGAAAACAGGGGATTCAGGTGGtaacggtatcccatattCCTATACACGAACATCCGTTCCACAAGTGTAACTACAAGAATGTTGTTACACAATGATTAGCCACAGACCTTCAGCAAAGGAtaagaaaatcaaaacaaaacgaccacaaagtaacatacgtgggaAACCATAAGCGAGCATGTGGTTTGACAggacacccttgttataacctCTAAATTTACCACGCCAAGTGAGTATTTATTCCTTTAGCATTCTACTCTGGTTGGGGCATCGGTTTACTGCGGCTAACGTATCGATCAATACATTTTCCAAACAGCGTAAAGGAAAATCGAACAGAACGAACTAAACGCGTTTGTGGTAAGTGACTGAGTGAAAGCAAATTAAGATTAAACACTGACATGTTTTTTCCCTTAGTTTTAACTGgttggtagggtggggggagctgagacacttttcattctattttctcgtcgcatttggtagtaaacaaagagcattcaaacaaatataaatccGTATCCCCTCGACTCTCGTAGAACGTtggtaattgcttaaaacacgatcaagatatttggatataatgtactaaaggtgtctcatctccccctACCCCATATAGATTGACTCGTTAACACGGTATAATAAAGTAAGAATGTGCggtgtgaatgaataaatgtaacttgctttatcctggaATGGCCGGAAAACCAAAATCGTTTGAGCTATTTGAAAACGTAGCGTGTTGTTTTCACAACGATAAACacgttataacttaacagtgggcatggggtgtatgaatacaccatgtgtgtctggtatataagtagacacccatgttataattgacagcgagcataaaGTGTATGATAAGCATGTGTACTTTACAATGGCACATTTATGTTATAAGCTGTAGTAGAACTAGCATCTACCATTATAAAGAAGCTAACGTTCTACTACAGCACCATATTGACTACCCAACACACAGCTTATTCGCGTACGTGATTAAAATCGCAATTAAAACCGCCTTAACGCGGGATATCAAACATGGGAGTAACTCAGTCAATATTGAATCGTAGTAGCAACCGGCGTTTCGCCGGTAATGTAAATAGCTCATGGGAAATGCGTTCGAAGGTTCTGGTTTCCTATGAGCGGTAGTAGGAAGTCACTGGAAAACAACTGATACGTGTATACGTGTCCTTGTACATTACCAAGTCAAACGAAACGGTTTAATTAATTTCCTAAGTACCTAATGTCATCGGTTTAGAGTTAATGACTAAGTATGCAATAAGCACTCTCGGTATCTAAGCCACACATTGGTTGATAGACAGGAagaaaaggttttaaatttaaagaaaaaaaactttttcaagATGATTTCAGAACACTCACCCAAAGTTTCTGAACAGTCTTTcaacttatatagtaggatgggggaagatgggacacctttagcacgtaatatccaaatatcatgatcgtgttttaaacaattaataacggtctatgggagtcgtaaggatacggttttataattctttgaatgttcttcgtttactaccaaacgggacgagaaaatagaataaaaaagg
This window harbors:
- the LOC100179780 gene encoding neutral ceramidase, translated to MVSSTVENTEPDPTTFDDVTPEVSNVTPKDNDGAREDSDVTPPPNVPKKYKTTDDTPSSLLVDGCSPNMETQATPAHVTVTVHAEQCDDVDDRGSNYDNAETESLLETSDVTINDDVTTNDNVTEVTYEVPEATVIDVSGSSRQDSWERLKLASNEKKIKSSEAVAALGNRNQHSRHSESPLGYKSWLLRLSRRRRLEVLIGVGLSLWLAFFVVLAIFMNGKSSKTSSDNFNYSGTKLTPPQKGNHGLNFTHTNTHPLPSATTTVTFTPTPTLKNFPSKDDSPPQVNPTVSANPSNEFKPTNRRPDKTTAVSTEGNAKKSQTTESYNAIPTTPKTLPTTPTTPETLPTTPTTPETLPTTPTASKALPTTPTSPKALPTIPTNPTTSSANVHESTTMALDKMKQMFSGKDASSSYIIGVGRADITGPAADVNMMGYANPNQVSGGLHMRQYARAFLVQQGRNRILFVNVDACMGSLLVKLEVLKVLKQRYGSLYDAGNVCISGTHTHSAPAGFLQDVLFQITSMGYVPETLKAMVEGIVESIHIAHESAAPGKILMNKGELLDSNINRSPLAYINNPEQERARYKYNVDKDMILLKFIDANGKGIGMINWFAVHCTSMNNTNSLISGDNKGYAELLFEEAMNPGSKPGEGSFVAAFAQSNEGDVSPNTRGPHCIDTGVPCDNVHSTCDGKVHNCIASGPGKDMFESTKIIGKNQFDKAMSLYKNAKSHVTGPVHAVHQYINMTNQTVTLNATHTATTCKPAMGFSFAAGTTDGPGVFDFKQGDTSGNGFWKIVRNFLHGPSKELSACHSPKPILLATGEMQYPYPWQPDVVDTQLFRIGQFLISAVPGEFTTMSGRRLSQAVQEVFTEAEPNVKFESVIAGLSNTYSDYIATYEEYHVQRYEGASTIYGPHTLEAYIQQYKRLSQHMIKDAPLGPGGEAHDIIDKLKSFVLPVIMDTTPFGYSMGDTIVDANDTYYQGDTVSVQFYSGNPRNSPTFNMTFLEVQRLVNQTWKVVLNDGAWDTRFIWERSSFMGNIRGISEATIKWDISLNTPPGKYRVHHYGHYKWALNHKIYPYTGHSKVFNVQPLP